A single region of the Pan troglodytes isolate AG18354 chromosome 18, NHGRI_mPanTro3-v2.0_pri, whole genome shotgun sequence genome encodes:
- the ZNF778 gene encoding zinc finger protein 778 isoform X2, which yields MDFTGPISERPLQRCDAGKLREPGLRHHLFKPSVIYWLEQEEELRAGRRAVLQEWRLKTKGPALRQDGSWFRASNETQMARSHNGGQLCDRTQCGEAFSEHSGLSTHMRTQNTGDSCVSNHYERDFFIPCQKTLFKIGEQFSVLGQCGKAFSSTPNVVSQQACARDRSLDCSNCGEVFLNQSYLQARAGSHNREGTWKWKLCGKALTHSMGCATPVEMHAVRNPHVCRECGKAFRYTAYLTGRVQVHTGEKPCELEECGKASPVASSLTQHVRIHAAEKPCECKECGKAFTGLSGLSRHVQTDPGQKPYECKDCGKACGGFYLLNEHGKTHTREKPFACVVCGKYFRNSSCLNNHVRIHTGIKPYTCSYCGKAFTVRCGLTRHVRTHTGEKPYTCKDCGKAFCTSSGLTEHVRTHTGEKPYECKDCGKSFTVSSSLTEHTRIHTGEKPYECKQCGKAFTGRSGLTKHMRTHTGEKPYECKDCGKAYNRVYLLNEHVKTHTEEKPFICTVCRKSFRNSSCLNKHIQIHTGIKPYECKDCGKTFTVSSSLTEHIRTHTGEKPYECKVCGKAFTTSSHLIVHIRTHTGEKPYICKECGKAFASSSHLIEHRRTHTGEKPYICNECGKAFRASSHLRKHGRIHTGQKPYKCKECGKAYNRFYLLKEHLKTYTEEQLFVCKDCGKSFKNSSCLNHHTQIHTDEKP from the exons GACATCACCTGTTCAAACCCAGTGTGATCTATTGGCTGGAGCAGGAAGAGGAGTTGAGGGCAGGGCGGAGAGCAGTTCTCCAAG aatggCGACTTAAAACCAAAGGGCCAGCACTTCGGCAGGATGGATCTTGGTTCAGAGCATCAAATGAGACACAGATG GCAAGAAGCCACAATGGAGGGCAGCTCTGTGACCGCACGCAGTGTGGAGAAGCTTTCAGTGAACACTCAGGCCTCAGCACACACATGAGAACTCAAAATACAGGAGACAGTTGTGTGTCTAATCATTATGAAAGAGACTTTTTTATTCCATGCCAGAAAACCTTGTTCAAAATTGGAGAGCAATTTTCCGTGTTGGGTCAGTGTGGAAAAGCCTTCAGCTCTACTCCAAATGTTGTTTCCCAGCAAGCATGCGCTCGGGACAGATCTCTTGACTGCAGCAACTGTGGGGAAGTGTTCCTTAATCAGTCATACCTTCAGGCACGTGCGGGAAGTCACAACAGAGAAGGAACATGGAAATGGAAGCTGTGTGGGAAAGCTCTAACTCACTCCATGGGCTGTGCCACACCTGTTGAAATGCATGCCGTCAGGAATCCCCACGTATGTAGggaatgtgggaaggcctttaGGTACACTGCCTACCTTACTGGTCGTGTGCAAGTCCACACTGGGGAGAAGCCCTGTGAATTGgaagaatgtggaaaagcctCCCCTGTTGCTTCCAGCCTAACTCAACATGTAAGAATTCATGCTGCAGAGAAACCCTGTGAATGTAAAGAATGCGGAAAAGCCTTCACTGGACTCTCAGGTCTTTCTAGACACGTCCAAACAGACCCTGGACAGAAGCCTTATGAATGTAAGGACTGTGGGAAAGCCTGCGGTGGGTTTTATCTACTGAATGAGCATGGAAAAACTCACACGAGGGAGAAGCCCTTTGCATGTGTGGTTTGcggaaaatattttagaaattcctCATGCCTTAATAATCATGTTCGAATTCACACTGGAATAAAACCCTATACATGCAGCTACTGTGGGAAGGCCTTCACTGTGCGCTGTGGCCTTACTAGACACGTACGAACACACACGGGCGAGAAGCCATACACGTGTAAGGACTGCGGGAAAGCCTTCTGTACGTCCTCGGGTCTTACCGAGCATGTaaggactcacactggagagaaaccgtaTGAATGTAAAGATTGTGGGAAATCCTTCACTGTTTCTTCAAGCCTGACTGAGCACACGAGAATCCATACCGGAGAGAAACCCTACGAATGTAAGCAGTGTGGCAAAGCCTTCACAGGGCGCTCAGGCCTCACTAAACACATGCGGACACACACCGGGGAGAagccctatgaatgtaaggaCTGTGGGAAAGCCTACAATAGGGTTTATCTACTGAATGAGCATGTGAAAACTCACACAGAGGAGAAGCCCTTTATATGTACGGTATGCAGGAAATCCTTCAGAAATTCCTCGTGCCTGAATAAGCACATTCAGATTCACACTGGAATaaaaccttatgaatgtaagGACTGTGGGAAAACCTTCACTGTTTCTTCGAGCCTAACCGAGCACATAcgaactcacactggagagaagccttaTGAATGTAAAGTATGCGGAAAGGCCTTCACCACATCCTCACACCTTATCGTGCACATAAGAACCCACACCGGCGAGAAACCCTACATATGTAAggagtgtgggaaagcctttgcTTCCTCCTCACACCTTATCGAACACAGAAGGActcacacaggagagaaaccttataTATGTAAtgagtgtgggaaagccttccGTGCCTCCTCTCacctgcgtaaacatggaagaatTCACACTGggcagaaaccctataaatgtaaggaatgtgggaaagcatACAATAGGTTTTATCTactaaaagaacatttaaaaacttaCACTGAAGAGCAGCTTTTTGTATGTAAGGACTGTGGAAAATCTTTTAAGAATTCCTCATGCCTTAACCATCACACTCAAATTCACACTGATGAGAAACCTTaa
- the LOC101058970 gene encoding LOW QUALITY PROTEIN: uncharacterized protein LOC101058970 (The sequence of the model RefSeq protein was modified relative to this genomic sequence to represent the inferred CDS: inserted 4 bases in 3 codons), which translates to MQINSLHMQINSLHMXTPHTVYATQLTPCMQINLHCVCNSTRTAYANQLTAYATQLALRMQLSSLCVCNSARSAYATQLALRMQLSSHCVCNSARSAYATQLALRMQLSSHCVCNSARTAYATQLALRMQLSSHCVCNSARSAYATQLALRMQLSSLCVCNSSRTAYATARSAYATQLALRMQLSSHCVCNSARFAYATQLTLRMQLSSLCVCNSARTAYANQLTAYATQLALRMXTHTAYATQLTAYATQLALHXYNSHCVCNNSHCVCNNSHCVCNSTRTAYATQLALCMQLNSHCVCKSTHCICSSARTAYAMQLNSHCVCNSTLYATQLSLHMQFNSHCICKSTHCICNSARTAYATQLALRMQLSSRCVCNSTVASTYFRPLPFSNYHTKPVFLLPEVSPG; encoded by the exons ATGCAAATCAACTCACTGCATATGCAAATCAACTCACTGCATA CAACTCCTCACACTGTATATGCAACTCAACTCACACCGTGTATGCAAATCAACTTGCACTGCGTATGCAACTCAACTCGCACTGCGTATGCAAATCAACTCACTGCATATGCAACTCAGCTCGCTCTGCGTATGCAACTCAGCTCGCTCTGCGTATGCAACTCAGCTCGCTCTGCGTATGCAACTCAGCTCGCTCTGCGTATGCAACTCAGCTCGCACTGCGTATGCAACTCAGCTCGCTCTGCGTATGCAACTCAGCTCGCACTGCGTATGCAACTCAGCTCGCACTGCGTATGCAACTCAGCTCGCACTGCGTATGCAACTCAGCTCGCTCTGCGTATGCAACTCAGCTCGCACTGCGTATGCAACTCAGCTCGCTCTGCGTATGCAACTCAGCTCGCTCTGCGTATGCAACTCAGCTCGCTCTGCGTATGCAACTCAAGTCGCACTGCGTATGCAACAGCTCGCTCTGCGTATGCAACTCAGCTCGCACTGCGTATGCAACTCAGCTCGCACTGCGTATGCAACTCAGCTCGCTTTGCGTATGCAACTCAGCTCACACTGCGTATGCAACTGAGCTCGCTCTGCGTATGCAACTCAGCTCGCACTGCGTATGCGAATCAACTCACTGCCTATGCAACTCAGCTCGCACTGCGTA AAACTCACACTGCATATGCAACTCAACTCACTGCGTATGCAACTCAGCTCGCACTGCA ATACAACTCGCACTGCGTGTGCAACAACTCGCACTGCGTGTGCAACAACTCGCACTGCGTGTGCAACTCAACTCGCACTGCGTATGCAACTCAGCTTGCTCTGTGTATGCAACTCAACTCGCACTGCGTATGCAAATCAACTCACTGCATATGCAGCTCAGCTCGCACTGCGTATGCAATGCAACTCAACTCACACTGCGTATGCAACTCCACACTGTATGCAACTCAGCTCTCTCTGCATATGCAATTCAACTCGCACTGCATATGCAAATCAACTCACTGCATATGCAACTCAGCTCGCACTGCGTATGCAACTCAACTCGCACTGCGTATGCAACTCAGCTCGCGCTGCGTATGCAACTCAACTGTTGCAAGTACTTATTTCCGGCCACTTCCTTTTTCTAACTACCACACCAAGCCAGTATTTCTCCTCCCTGAAGTCAGCCCAGGATGA